A DNA window from Carnobacterium funditum DSM 5970 contains the following coding sequences:
- a CDS encoding GTP pyrophosphokinase: MEEEMNWEDFLIPYQQAVEELKVKLKGIRKQFGKENLHTPIEFVTGRVKPIDSILAKAKLRNVPLKHLETDMQDIAGLRIMCQFVEDIHEVVRLLRNRNDIKIIEERDYITNKKESGYRSYHVVFEYPVQVIEGEKIILAEVQIRTLSMNFWATIEHSLNYKYQGEFPEDIKIRLKRAAEAVFQLDEEMSQIREEIQEAQQMFSHNQRDKSKKIKHKNAK, encoded by the coding sequence ATGGAAGAAGAAATGAATTGGGAAGATTTTTTAATACCCTACCAACAAGCAGTAGAAGAATTGAAAGTTAAATTAAAAGGGATTCGAAAACAATTTGGAAAAGAAAATTTGCACACTCCGATTGAATTCGTTACTGGACGAGTAAAACCGATAGATAGCATTTTAGCTAAAGCAAAACTACGTAATGTGCCATTAAAACATTTGGAAACAGATATGCAAGATATAGCTGGTTTAAGAATTATGTGTCAATTCGTGGAAGATATCCATGAAGTAGTTCGTTTATTAAGAAATCGAAACGATATTAAAATTATAGAAGAACGGGATTATATCACAAATAAAAAAGAGAGTGGTTATCGTTCTTATCATGTTGTATTTGAATATCCTGTACAAGTCATTGAAGGCGAAAAAATAATTTTGGCTGAAGTTCAAATAAGAACACTTTCAATGAATTTTTGGGCAACCATTGAGCACTCTTTAAATTATAAATACCAAGGTGAATTTCCAGAAGATATCAAGATTCGATTGAAAAGAGCTGCGGAAGCTGTTTTTCAACTAGACGAAGAGATGTCTCAAATTAGAGAAGAAATTCAAGAAGCACAACAAATGTTTTCACATAACCAACGAGATAAATCAAAAAAAATTAAACATAAGAATGCTAAATGA
- a CDS encoding CYTH domain-containing protein: protein MSEEFEIEFKNKLSAKDYYRLLNYYKAEEGDFFIQENHYFDSTLWELKKMHAGLRIRVLDDTAELTLKTPLNKHLLETTDYLSIIESEDLLLKDQIYFTGHVARKLRELNINPKDMHLIGSLKTKRFEKQTSVGLIVLDQSFYGEQTDFELEFEVHEAQTGEIAFDTFLKKHQLKKNRSENKIVRMINNSLKNKAE, encoded by the coding sequence ATGAGTGAAGAATTTGAAATAGAGTTTAAAAATAAATTGTCTGCTAAGGATTATTATAGGCTTCTTAATTATTATAAGGCTGAAGAAGGAGACTTTTTTATACAAGAAAATCATTACTTTGATTCTACTCTCTGGGAGTTAAAAAAAATGCATGCTGGCTTAAGAATTAGAGTACTTGATGATACAGCTGAATTAACACTTAAAACACCACTTAACAAACACTTATTAGAAACAACAGACTACTTATCAATTATTGAATCTGAAGATTTATTATTAAAAGATCAGATTTATTTTACAGGTCATGTAGCAAGAAAACTAAGAGAACTAAATATTAATCCAAAAGATATGCATTTAATTGGCTCGCTTAAAACTAAACGTTTTGAAAAACAAACTTCTGTGGGGTTAATCGTACTAGATCAAAGCTTTTATGGAGAACAAACAGATTTTGAATTAGAGTTCGAAGTACATGAAGCTCAAACCGGAGAAATCGCTTTTGATACTTTTTTAAAAAAGCATCAGTTAAAAAAAAATCGTTCAGAAAATAAAATTGTCAGGATGATCAATAATTCACTAAAAAATAAAGCTGAATAA
- a CDS encoding NAD kinase, translated as MRIAIVHNNNEKSLILVAELRIMLVEKGIQIDNKNPNLVITIGGDGTLLSAFHRYAHLLNQIRFVGVHTGHLGFYTDWRDYELPDLVASLIEDKGESISYPLLDIKVSYQGKKEPSHFLALNESTMKRVDGTMVCDVFVKDELFERFRGDGLCVSTPTGSTGYNKSVGGAIIHPRLEAIQLAEIASINNRVFRTLSSPMIVAPDEWIRIRPVTTDGFVLTVDQLSSSEKNIVELQYCIAEERIHFARYRHTHFWSRVEDAFIGAKNKYEV; from the coding sequence GTGAGAATAGCTATTGTTCATAATAATAACGAAAAGTCCCTAATATTAGTAGCCGAGTTACGAATAATGTTGGTTGAAAAGGGGATTCAGATAGATAATAAAAACCCTAATTTAGTTATCACAATAGGTGGAGATGGAACATTGCTATCAGCTTTCCATCGTTATGCACACCTGTTAAATCAAATACGTTTTGTCGGAGTGCATACAGGACACCTAGGTTTTTATACGGACTGGCGTGATTATGAACTTCCAGATTTAGTAGCAAGCTTAATTGAAGATAAAGGAGAAAGCATCAGTTATCCATTATTAGACATCAAAGTGAGTTATCAAGGGAAAAAAGAGCCTTCTCATTTTTTAGCATTGAATGAATCGACAATGAAACGTGTAGATGGGACGATGGTTTGTGACGTGTTTGTTAAGGATGAGCTATTTGAAAGATTTAGAGGGGATGGACTTTGTGTTTCAACTCCTACAGGTTCAACTGGATACAATAAATCAGTTGGAGGAGCGATTATTCATCCTAGACTGGAAGCTATTCAGTTAGCAGAGATAGCATCTATTAATAATCGAGTTTTCAGGACGTTAAGTTCGCCAATGATAGTAGCACCAGATGAGTGGATACGAATAAGACCCGTTACAACAGATGGATTTGTACTGACTGTCGATCAATTATCATCATCTGAAAAAAATATCGTTGAATTACAATATTGTATAGCAGAGGAGCGTATTCATTTTGCTCGTTATCGGCATACACATTTTTGGAGTAGAGTAGAAGACGCGTTTATTGGAGCGAAAAATAAATATGAAGTTTAA
- a CDS encoding RluA family pseudouridine synthase — translation MKFNWIYESSEKQQVKTFLRTKGISRGLLAKIKFQGGKIEVNHREENAVYYLEDKDQVDITIPDEKGYDTTMPIDIPIDIIYEDAHFLIVNKPYGVASIPSKVHPKGTMANRVKGYYVRENYIDQVIHIVTRLDRDTTGLMLFAKHGYAHALLDKELKLKQLHKKYVALVTGKITDELHGKIEAPIGRPEDSIIRRIVHPKGKTALTEYWVKERYNQATLVDVQLHTGRTHQIRVHFAHIGFPLMGDDLYGGEKNEWIKRQALHCRELDFIHPFTHKKIVLEADYPEDISEWLKHNNG, via the coding sequence ATGAAGTTTAATTGGATTTATGAGTCATCGGAAAAACAACAAGTAAAAACGTTTTTAAGAACAAAAGGAATTTCGAGAGGATTACTAGCAAAAATAAAATTTCAAGGTGGGAAAATTGAAGTTAATCACCGCGAAGAGAATGCCGTATATTATCTTGAAGACAAGGATCAAGTAGACATCACCATACCAGATGAAAAAGGTTATGATACGACCATGCCTATCGATATTCCAATTGATATTATTTATGAAGATGCACACTTTTTAATTGTCAATAAACCTTACGGTGTAGCTTCAATTCCTTCAAAGGTTCATCCAAAAGGTACCATGGCCAATCGTGTAAAAGGATATTACGTACGCGAAAATTATATTGATCAGGTCATCCACATTGTTACACGTTTAGATCGGGATACAACCGGTTTGATGCTGTTTGCTAAACATGGTTATGCTCATGCTTTATTAGACAAAGAGCTGAAATTAAAGCAATTACATAAAAAGTATGTTGCTCTAGTAACTGGGAAAATAACAGATGAATTACATGGGAAAATAGAAGCTCCAATTGGTAGACCAGAAGACTCCATTATTAGAAGAATCGTTCATCCAAAAGGTAAAACAGCTTTGACTGAATATTGGGTAAAGGAAAGGTATAATCAAGCAACTTTAGTAGATGTCCAATTGCATACGGGAAGAACTCATCAAATACGTGTTCATTTTGCGCATATTGGTTTCCCATTGATGGGTGATGATCTTTACGGTGGAGAAAAAAATGAATGGATAAAAAGACAAGCTTTACATTGTCGTGAATTAGATTTTATCCATCCTTTCACACACAAAAAAATTGTATTAGAAGCAGACTATCCCGAAGATATATCAGAATGGCTCAAACATAATAATGGATAG
- a CDS encoding DsbA family protein has product MLSSTHSSKGNQYKQVTEIYLFINPIGSACYQAEKGLLDFIESNEKKIHFHFIPVHNFKTFSDYMKAKKLPKNDLDLRNKHFFQIYEACLAYAAASMQGKKKGRIFLMALQQAIAIDNQPFSQKLVYETALKSNLDIPMFSEDKQSEFAKTAFEADQKVAREMHVLSNPSCVVFNDQSSNHGLLIEEDINFETLQALCNEGKDKNQLAFSGRNKKKNHLFVL; this is encoded by the coding sequence ATGTTATCAAGTACGCATTCCAGTAAAGGGAATCAATACAAACAAGTGACAGAAATTTATTTGTTCATCAACCCTATTGGATCTGCATGTTATCAAGCGGAGAAAGGATTGTTGGACTTTATCGAGTCAAACGAAAAAAAAATTCATTTCCACTTTATCCCTGTCCACAATTTCAAGACATTTTCTGATTACATGAAAGCAAAAAAATTACCCAAAAATGACTTAGATTTAAGAAACAAACATTTCTTTCAAATCTACGAAGCGTGTCTAGCTTATGCCGCTGCATCAATGCAAGGTAAAAAGAAAGGCCGTATATTCTTAATGGCCTTACAACAAGCTATTGCGATTGACAATCAGCCCTTCTCACAAAAACTAGTTTATGAAACGGCCTTGAAATCTAATTTAGATATCCCTATGTTTTCTGAAGATAAACAATCAGAATTTGCTAAAACCGCTTTTGAAGCAGATCAGAAAGTAGCGCGTGAAATGCATGTTCTTTCTAACCCTTCTTGCGTCGTCTTCAATGATCAGAGCTCCAATCACGGATTATTAATTGAAGAGGATATCAATTTTGAAACGCTACAAGCATTGTGCAATGAAGGCAAAGATAAGAATCAGCTAGCTTTTTCTGGTAGAAATAAAAAAAAGAATCATTTGTTTGTTCTTTAA
- the mgtE gene encoding magnesium transporter, with protein MNEAQLEMEGKLALLKLYLEEKKLEEFRFEFLSLHAYEQGQYYLSLTEEERKRMYFYLSPKEMADMFEILEEDEESVEVYLKEMDPQYAADMLSEMYTDNAVDILNQLEKVDLRKYLNMMTADNANEIKELLHYEDETAGSIMTTEYVSVEATQTIQDAMHILKSKALDTETIYYIYVIDTAEKLVGVISLRDLITHEDDELVSDVMGDRPISVNVTDDQNDVAKTIRDYNFLAVPVVDKDDYLLGVITVDDIIDVIDEEAASDYSGLAGVDVGEQSENPFIAASKRLPWLITLLFLGMGTASLISRYEVLVSEASILAVFISLITGTAGNAGTQSLAVAVRKLADNDDKSKSFSRLVISEVLTGVVTGLTTGVTIFLVIGIWKDNFILGFVIGTAMLFAIIVANLAGSLIPILMDRLGFDPAVASGPFISTLSDLTSVLIYFNIAAYFMKFFI; from the coding sequence TTGAATGAAGCACAATTAGAAATGGAAGGAAAATTAGCTTTATTGAAGCTTTATTTAGAAGAAAAAAAATTAGAAGAATTTCGTTTCGAATTTTTATCCTTACATGCTTATGAACAAGGTCAATATTATTTGTCATTAACGGAAGAAGAAAGAAAGCGAATGTATTTTTACCTTTCACCAAAAGAAATGGCGGATATGTTTGAAATTCTGGAAGAAGATGAAGAGTCTGTTGAAGTTTATTTAAAAGAAATGGATCCTCAATACGCGGCTGACATGTTGAGTGAGATGTATACGGATAATGCGGTAGACATTTTAAATCAATTAGAAAAAGTAGATTTACGTAAGTATTTAAATATGATGACCGCCGATAATGCAAATGAAATAAAAGAACTGCTTCATTATGAAGATGAGACAGCAGGTTCGATTATGACAACTGAATATGTTTCAGTGGAGGCGACACAAACAATTCAAGACGCTATGCATATCTTAAAAAGCAAAGCTTTAGATACAGAGACCATTTATTACATATATGTGATAGATACTGCTGAAAAACTTGTAGGTGTTATTTCTTTGAGGGATTTAATTACTCATGAAGACGATGAATTAGTTTCGGATGTAATGGGAGATCGTCCTATCTCAGTAAATGTAACAGATGATCAAAACGATGTTGCTAAAACTATTCGGGATTACAACTTCTTAGCTGTTCCCGTGGTAGATAAAGATGATTATCTTTTAGGCGTCATCACGGTTGATGATATTATTGACGTTATCGATGAAGAAGCCGCAAGTGATTACTCCGGTTTGGCCGGTGTTGATGTTGGCGAGCAATCTGAAAATCCCTTTATAGCAGCTTCAAAGCGGTTGCCATGGTTGATTACGTTATTGTTTCTAGGAATGGGAACAGCATCGTTAATCAGTCGATATGAAGTGTTAGTAAGTGAAGCTAGTATTTTAGCCGTCTTTATATCTCTGATAACTGGTACAGCTGGTAATGCAGGAACCCAATCATTAGCGGTAGCGGTTAGGAAATTAGCAGACAACGATGACAAAAGCAAAAGTTTTAGTCGTCTAGTTATCAGTGAAGTTTTAACAGGTGTAGTTACAGGTTTGACAACAGGAGTTACTATTTTTTTAGTAATCGGTATTTGGAAAGATAACTTTATTCTAGGTTTTGTTATTGGAACAGCGATGCTTTTTGCAATTATTGTAGCCAATTTAGCAGGAAGTTTGATTCCTATTTTAATGGATCGACTAGGTTTTGATCCCGCGGTCGCAAGCGGACCGTTTATATCGACTCTAAGTGATTTAACAAGTGTCTTAATTTATTTTAATATTGCAGCTTATTTTATGAAGTTTTTTATATAA